A window of Ovis canadensis isolate MfBH-ARS-UI-01 breed Bighorn chromosome X, ARS-UI_OviCan_v2, whole genome shotgun sequence contains these coding sequences:
- the KLHL34 gene encoding kelch-like protein 34: MSYFLSYCKAHGGSLLTGYQALRAEGFLCDVTLKVEGSEFPAHRSLLACSSDYFRALFKSHTRESRASVIHLHVPSAAGLQRLLDFIYTAWLPLSMDTVEDTLEAASYLQVTEALGLCGRYLERQLAPENCCFAANVAARFGLAHTLGAAERCIVTHLRELLARGAGPAGLLELNPASLRAVLGAPDVARVPEARLLGLALAWLRQEPEAERLAHCTQLLERVRFGLVPADVLRRVYSGSGLTLPARVKGLIIQALNYHTSPSRQPLMQGEQTSVRSPQTRILLVGGRRGREVVTEEVVVPPRAAQGRGAAPEPEEEEGEEEEEEEQVEEEEWELTQDVVAFDVYNHRWRSLTRLPAQLLGHSVCVAGNFLFVLGGESPSGGACSPPAHGPLAVMAQVHRYDPRFHVWTTVPPMREARAHFWCGAVGEGLLAVGGLGAGGQALASVEMYDLRRDRWTAAGALPRALHGHAGAVGDRGVVYISGGKAGRGDGGTNSLRDVYSLAPGEQAWSKRASMGTARFGHHMAALRGAVFAFLGRYEPFSEIERYDPGTDQWTRLRPLPYDRFCYGLALVEETVLLLGGLKWRDSRQVPTRNVVGYDLDLDRWEDIGCALPWAWSGLQCAVLQLAEGGDERREGEPGETPDFVLGLMG, encoded by the coding sequence ATGAGTTACTTCCTGTCTTACTGCAAAGCTCATGGCGGCTCGCTGCTCACCGGCTACCAGGCGCTGCGAGCCGAGGGCTTCCTGTGCGACGTGACGCTGAAGGTGGAGGGCAGCGAGTTCCCGGCGCACAGGTCGCTCCTCGCGTGTTCCAGTGACTACTTCAGGGCTCTGTTCAAGAGTCACACCCGGGAATCCCGGGCGAGCGTGATCCACCTGCACGTGCCGTCGGCGGCGGGCCTGCAGCGCCTGCTGGACTTCATCTACACCGCCTGGCTGCCGCTCTCCATGGACACAGTGGAGGACACGCTGGAGGCCGCCAGCTACCTGCAGGTCACCGAGGCCCTGGGGCTTTGCGGCCGCTACCTGGAGCGCCAGCTGGCCCCGGAGAACTGCTGCTTCGCCGCCAACGTGGCGGCTCGCTTTGGCCTGGCGCACACGCTGGGCGCGGCCGAACGCTGCATTGTGACCCACCTGAGGGAACTGCTGGCGCGGGGCGCGGGCCCGGCCGGCCTTCTGGAGCTCAACCCCGCGTCGCTGAGGGCCGTGCTGGGTGCCCCTGACGTGGCGCGGGTGCCTGAGGCCCGGCTGCTGGGCCTGGCGCTGGCCTGGCTGCGGCAGGAGCCCGAGGCCGAACGCCTGGCCCACTGCACCCAGCTACTCGAGCGGGTCCGCTTCGGCCTCGTGCCCGCCGACGTGCTGCGGCGCGTGTACTCGGGCTCCGGCCTCACTCTGCCCGCCCGGGTCAAGGGCCTCATCATCCAGGCCCTCAACTACCACACGTCGCCCTCCCGCCAGCCGCTCATGCAGGGCGAGCAGACCAGCGTCCGGAGCCCTCAAACGCGCATCTTGTTGGTCGGGGGGCGCCGCGGGCGGGAGGTGGTGACTGAGGAAGTCGTGGTCCCCCCGCGGGCGGCCCAGGGCAGGGGCGCCGCGCCGGAGccggaggaagaggagggagaggaggaggaggaagaggagcaggtggaggaggaggagtgggagCTCACCCAGGACGTGGTGGCCTTTGACGTGTACAACCACCGCTGGCGCAGCCTCACGCGGCTGCCTGCTCAGCTGCTGGGGCACAGCGTGTGTGTCGCGGGCAACTTCCTGTTCGTCCTGGGCGGGGAGAGCCCGTCGGGCGGCGCCTGCTCGCCCCCAGCGCACGGCCCGCTGGCTGTCATGGCTCAAGTGCACCGTTACGACCCGCGCTTCCACGTGTGGACGACGGTGCCCCCTATGCGGGAAGCACGGGCCCATTTCTGGTGCGGCGCCGTGGGCGAGGGGCTCCTGGCCGTCGGGGGCCTGGGCGCGGGCGGCCAAGCGCTGGCTTCGGTGGAAATGTATGACCTGCGCCGAGACCGCTGGACGGCGGCCGGGGCGCTGCCGCGGGCTCTGCACGGCCACGCGGGCGCCGTTGGGGACCGCGGCGTCGTGTACATCTCCGGGGGCAAGGCGGGGAGAGGCGACGGCGGCACGAACAGCCTCCGGGACGTGTACTCCCTGGCTCCCGGGGAGCAGGCGTGGAGCAAGAGAGCGTCCATGGGCACGGCCCGCTTCGGGCACCACATGGCCGCCCTGCGCGGCGCGGTGTTCGCCTTTCTGGGGCGATACGAGCCCTTCTCCGAGATCGAGCGCTACGACCCCGGCACCGACCAGTGGACTCGGCTGCGGCCGCTACCCTACGACCGCTTTTGCTATGGGCTGGCCTTGGTGGAGGAGACGGTGCTGCTACTGGGCGGCCTCAAGTGGCGGGACTCACGCCAGGTGCCCACCCGCAACGTGGTGGGCTATGACCTCGACCTGGACCGCTGGGAGGACATTGGCTGCGCGCTGCCTTGGGCCTGGAGCGGCCTGCAGTGCGCAGTGCTGCAGCTGGCAGAGGGTGGGGACGAGCGGAGGGAGGGAGAGCCGGGAGAGACACCGGATTTTGTGCTGGGCTTAATGGGTTAA